Below is a window of Candidatus Bathyarchaeota archaeon DNA.
TGAAATCTACAATGTTGTTTACGTTGGCAAGTTTTCTGGAGAGATATCTCATGAGGTTGATCGAGCTGGCTTAAAAGAAGGAGATAATGTGCATTGCGTCCTAAATTGGGAACGAAGATACAAGCTTACGCGAAGCCACACTGCAGCTCATGTATTCGCTTCGCTTCTGTGCACGGGTACTGGAGCCCTTGTCACTGGCAACCAGCTTGAGGAGGACAAGATTCGTTTTGATTTTAGCTTGGAAAGGTACGATCGAGAAATCCTTAATGAGTACATAGATGAGGCGAACGATTTGTTCAGAAAAGACATCCCTGTAAAGTGGTATGAACTTCCCAGAGAAGAAGCCCTAAAAATTCCGGGTGTAATAAAAATGGCTAAGGCCCTCCCACCAGACATTCCATATCTCCGCATTGTCGAAATAGTCGGTGTGGATAAACAAGCAGACGGCGGAACCCACGTTAAAAATCTGAGAGAGGTTGGGCAGATAAAATTACTTAAAACTGAAAACAAAGGTAAACATAACCGGCGAGTCTACTTCACACTTACTCGTGAGTATCCTCAACTGGCATAAGATGCTCATGTGGTAGGCGTTTGTTCAGTAATAGTCGATTCAGGAGGCGGACTAGTAGGAAGTCGAAGGTTTTGCCCCACAAAAGCCATTTTAGCTTATGGCAGATGTGCAGTAGTTGTAATCCTTTTTCTGTAGTTTGATAGAATGTTTCGCTTGTCTTTTCCACTTTTAGTAGCTTCAGTTCCATCAAGGCATACAGGTAGTTGTTCAAGATCATGTGGTCTAAGTTACACCTGTACATGATCTCCGTTTTCTTGATTCCTTCAGCTGCCACACGGAGTATATTGACAGCTACGTCGAGTTCGTTGCTTTCTCCCGTTCTGTTGCACCCCTGCGTCAAACCACATGTTCACATTCGCTGCAAAGGCTATAATCGTTATTTCAATTTTGGGAATGTAGCAGAACTGATAGTAAGAGAGCTAAAATATACTAGAAGCGTCGCCCTTACTGTTTTGCACAAACTAGACGCAAACGCATGTGTGATAAGTATGCTCGGTGAACTTGCAGCCTTAGGCGCCGCGTTATGCTGGACTGTGTCCGCAGCCTTATACAAGGTAGCGTTGTCAGATGCGAAGCCGGTTT
It encodes the following:
- a CDS encoding alanyl-tRNA editing protein: MTKVLYLEDSYRRECDAAVVSVKDGKYVILDQTVFYPKGGGQPWDTGKIMKGNEIYNVVYVGKFSGEISHEVDRAGLKEGDNVHCVLNWERRYKLTRSHTAAHVFASLLCTGTGALVTGNQLEEDKIRFDFSLERYDREILNEYIDEANDLFRKDIPVKWYELPREEALKIPGVIKMAKALPPDIPYLRIVEIVGVDKQADGGTHVKNLREVGQIKLLKTENKGKHNRRVYFTLTREYPQLA